In the Pedobacter cryoconitis genome, CTTTTTTACCGGGATTCAGCGTCACACTTTCCTGAAGAAGTTCAATCACATTTTTTTCTTTCGGATAGCCGGTCTCCGTATCGTTAAAGGTTTCTATTAATTGTACCTTTTCTTCTTCAGTAAGATAATTCAGGTGATCGACTGTAACTTGATGGTCTTTAAAAATTTCATCCAATAAATTCTCAAAGTGAGCGATTAATCTGTTGATGAATGCAGCTTCAAAAATATCTGAATTATAATCTACACTGATCATCAGCCCTTCTTTGGTTTCGAAAAATTCAAAGAGCAAGTCAAACTTACTGGATTTCCTTTCATGGGAGTTCCGCGGCTCTACAACTAAAGAAGAAAAAGTTTTCGTGGTTTCTTTTAAATAGGCATCTCCCTGAAAGACAACCATCACATCAAACAAGGGTGATCTTCCCGGATTTGCTTTCAGATTCAGCTCCGTAATCCAAAGATCTAATGGATATAGATTATTGGAATAACCATCCAGAAATACCTTTTCTACTGTTCGCAGTGTTTGTTCTACGGTATGAGCTCCTTGAAACCTAGTTCTGAGCGCTAAGGTATTTTGGTATATGCCCACTTGATTTTCGAGTTCTTTTCTAAACCTTGTGGTTACCGGTGTCCCGATAATAATATCATTTTGATTGGTGTAACGGTACAGTAATATGTTAATTCCAGTTAAAATAGCGGTAAAAACAGATACTCCCTGGTCGCTGGAGAATTTCTTTAGCCGATTGCTGAATTCTTTTGAATAAGCATGACTTATATTTCTGCCGGAAAAAGATTTATAGATTGGTCTTTTATGTGATTCTGGTAATTCGAGTACCGGGATCTCTCCTGAAAACTGGCTTAACCAATATTGTCTTTGTTTTTGTAATTCAGGAGACTTGATGATACTGTTTTGCCAAACTGCAAAATCTTTATATTGGAAAGGTAATTCAACTATTGTGGTTGTTTTATTCAATACCAGCCTGCTGTATACTTCCATAATTTCATGGAACAGAATCTGCGAGGACCAACCGTCAATAATGATATGGTGCATTAAAGCATACATGATATGATGGTCATGTCCGGTTTTTACCACTGCTATTCTGAATAAAACGGAATCAAAGCTAAAAGGTATGTCAAAAGATGCACTAAACAATTGTTCAAATGTTTCTTCTGGATTTTCCTGGCTACTGAAATCATGGAATAGAACATCAAAATTAAATGCAGCAGCAGGAATAACGTGCTGTCTGACCTGTTCATAAGTATTCCCGCTAAAATTGGTCCTCAGTATCTCGTGTTTGTCTGCTACTTTTGCTATAGCTTGGTGAAGAAGCACTAAATCCAATGCTCCCCGCAGATCAAAAGCGATATAAATCACATAAGCCTTATTTCCTTCATCTGTCTGGCTTAGCAACCAAATACGGCGTTGTTCAAATGAAAGCGTATAATTATCCTGTAAAGGAGCCAGTGGAATTGTATCGGTATCATTTTTACTAAACAAACGAATAATTTCACTTTTATGCTCCTTGAATTCACTGATCAGTTCTTTGGTCATTACCCCCTTTGGCGAACTTATTTTTAAATCCCCGCTTTCTATAGTTACAGTGATCCCTTTACTTTGAATTTTTTTTATAAAATCGGTAATATTCATTTGTAATATTTTATTTGATTGAAAACCAATTACGTCCAGTAAACCACCTTGTTTTCAGCAGCATATCCAATAAACCGACCTAGAGAAATTCGTTTATTCTCTTTTTGTTTAGAAACTGCATGTATATAGTTTGCATTGATGAAATATAAATCGCCAGGATAAGTTTTCAGAGTCAGGTAATCTATTCCTTCTAATAATTCCAGCGCATACGGATATCCGGTATTTTCCAGTCCAAGGCTTACTTTCGACTCCATATCTGGTGCAATATTCCACAAAATCAATTCTGCACCGTTGGAATTCTCTACGCATAAATTCAGTGCAATGACTTGTTTGACATTGCAGATTTCATACTGATCTATTGCGGCGACAAGAAGTTGTGAAGAGTCTTCATGGGCCAATAATGAAAGTTCAGTATTGTTATTCCATCTTCTTGCGGTCATCATATTACAGAATTTACCAGCATAAGAAGAAGGTCTGAAATCTATGTTCTTATGCGAATAATAAGTTTTAAAGGTATACTCAAACATAAAGTCATTTCTCGCTTTATCATCCTTTACTACAGCAATCAGCCGGTTGATATCGGCGCTGCTGCGTTCACATTCTTCGAAATATTCGAGCGTCGTTTTTTTGAACTGTGTAGAACCAATCTGATGTACTTTTACAAATTCTTCTATTCTGTTCCCTCCTAAAGTTTCGTCAATGATCTCGCAGAAAGCATCTTTAATATAATTACAGTCCTCTTGATTATAGTAGTTCCTGACTACATAAACCGGGACATTATATGGTCCTTTTCCTGTAAGCATAGCATCGATGATTTCCATATCAGGAGCATCACTTTCAATTATTTTGAAGCTGCCTTCCGGATAGGCATTACCATTTAACTTCATAGTTGTAAAAATTAATAAAATACTAAAACATACGGTTTACAGTTTAATCTCCTCGAATTCATATTCTGAGCTTAGTTCCAATTGAGCTACTTTAGAATAGAGGGTGTGGTTACTCCAGATGTAATTTAATTTGCCCCATTGTATGGCACTTTTCACATCCGGAAAAAATCCGCTTCCATTTAAATTAGCACTGGTATTACATAATAATGGGATACCAGATATCTTTTTATATTCTTCAAGTAATGTTCTGATTTCATGGGCAGGCGAGTCTGCCGCCACACTTTGTAAGCGTGCCGAGCCATCAAGGTGACATATAGCCGGAACCCGATCTTTCCAAGAGTCTTGTACCTGATGTTCAAAAAGCATATAGGGATCCGCGCATCCAGGATCAAATATATCTGCTGCATCTTCTTGCAGACAGATAGGTGCGACAGGTCTGAATGCCTCCCGTTGTTTTACTTCATTCAGGCAATCTTTTATCTTGTTTTTTGTTGCAATAGCCAGCAAACTTCGGTTTCCGAGTGCTCTTGGGCCAATTTCTGCACAACCACTCAAAAAAACAACTGGTTCCTCCGTCTGGTGCAAAAGCATAGCTAATTCTTTCAAATTGCAGGCTTCTGTTTTCCATCCGTTTTCCGCAAGCTCACTTTCAATAAGAGATGGCCCTGAATAAACATTCCATTTCAGAGCAATAAAGTCAGTATTGGCCCACATTGCTGCACAAGCCGTACCTATAGCACTACCTGAATCATTTGGAAAGGGTGGGATATAGATCTCTTTAAAAATTCCGGAAGCCCTGATTGCACTGTTCCATTTTATATTTAAAGCCGACCCGCCGCAAAAACAAAAATTAGATTCTGCATACCCATCAGCGGCAATTTTTCTGGAAAGACTTTGAATTAATAAATTTTGCAGATAACTATGGATAGTCAGTAATATATCCGCATCTGTACAAGATTTATCCGCTGTAAATTCCTGAATGGCCTGACAAAATTTGTGCTCAAACAGGTTGGAAATTTCAAATACAGATTTGTAAAGTTCAGGTAGTTCTTTTAACAATTCATGATCAATACTGCCTTCTGCGATATAAGACATGATTTTTCCCGCTACAGAAAGTCCTCCAAAATATCCATTCAACTCCATTTCTTTACGATCTTCGGCTAAGGCTTCGGCAGTCTTTTTATAAGGGCCAAAATATTGCCCCATAATTCCGTAAATAGTGCCCATTAAAAAGAAAAGCGGCCCTTTATTGACAATGGTCTTTTCTGCAGCATTGATATAATATAATCTTGGATATTGTCCGCCATCCCAAACCAGCACATAACTATCTTCTGCGCTGGCAGAAAATGGGCTAGTGCAATAAGCTCCCAGAATATGTCCGGTTACATGCCTGAAGCTTTGATATGGATAAGAGATCTGATCGATCAGTAATCCTTCGGAATAATTTTGTCCTGCAGTATTATCGTCTGCTAAATTTTCTTCGTTATAATAAGCAACTGGTATTTTAATTTCTGTTCCATCTGTTGGTACGGTTATATGGGAGACACCTTTCCAGTTGTCATCGCTTCCATGCCAGCCGTCAACAACAAAAAGATCAATCTGATCCATCCTGTAACCTTTTGATTGGAGCAGGGATTTAATTTCAGCTAAATCAGCTATTCCGGCATAGCGGTGATTGTTATTTATTTTTTCAAGCTCAATACTAAAAATCAGCTTTCCATTTTCAATCAGTGCTATCCCTCCATCATGAGTTATTTTTATTCCACAAATAATCATAAATATATATTCTAAATTGTTATTTCATCAAAGTCTAAATCGTGTGCTGATGCAGCATTGGTCAGAGAAATCAATTCTGCCAGGTCCTTTAAAGTGACCATCTTAAAAAACAAACTAACGTCTATAGCACAGCTGAATTCAGTATTGATCCTGTTCACGATATTTAAAGCCAGCAAGCTATGACCGCCCAGTTCAAAGAAGTTATCATTTGTGCCCACTTCTGTAATCTGCAGCACTTCTTTCCAGATTTCAACAAGTTTTTCTTCTGCTGGGGTTACCGGGGCTATATGGTTTTTAATTGCCAGATCAGCCCATGAAATATCGGGCAATGCCTTTCTGTTTACTTTCCCATTTGAAGTCAGAGGAATTTCATCTATATCGATAAGCAATGAAGGAATCATGATGTAGGGCAAGTGATTGCCGAGATATTTCCGGATTTCTAAATGGGTCAGTTCACCGGATGAGACTATAAAAGCAATGATTTTTTTGTTGCCATCTTTAGCTTCTTTAAGTTGAACAATAGCCGCTTCCACACCAGGAACCTGAATGAGACAAGCTTCAATTTCTCCTGGCTCAATACGGTGTCCAAATAACTTGACCTGATCATCAATTCTGTTCCTGAATACGATATCTCCATTGGGCTGCATAACTACAAGGTCACCTGTTCTGTATAATTTGCTCCCATCTCCCCGAAAAACATCAGGGATAAATTTTTCAAGCGTTAGTTCCGGGTTATTTAAATAGCCGGTTGATATTCCATCACCTCCTAATACTAATTCTCCGGCAATACCAACGGGGCATAAAGCCAGGTTGGTATCCACCACATAGGCTTGTGTATTCGAAAATGGTTTTCCTACCGGAATTTTGTCATAATTGGCTTTCGGATCTATAAGGTGCAATAATTTCCCAATTGTTGTTTCAGTCGGGCCATAGTGGTTGACGACAATCAAATCCGGATTTTCTGTATAGATCTTTTTAACTGTTTCTGTTGACAGCGTTTCGCCACCAAAAATCAACAGCTGTTTTGGGTATGGAAATTTCCCTTTTAATTCGAGAGATTTCCAGTACGAAGGGACAATTTTTATACAATCAATTTCGTGTGTACTAAAATATTCCTGTATATAATCAGTATCCCTGAGCCTATTTTTAGAAAACAGGTGAATGGTTTTGCCAAAGATCAGGGAGCTGAACAAAACTGTATTGCCCAGATCTGTAGCGATTGTAGACATTAATCCAAAAGTTCTGTTCTTTGCTATCGGGATACTGGATGCCAATCCAAACAGATAATCCATCAGATTCCTGTGGTTTATAACAACTCCTTTTGGTAACCCGGTTGATCCTGACGTGAAAATAACATAAGCAGGATGACTTGGAGCTATAAGTATTTGCGGCATCGGATCTGTTTCCTGATCCCAGTCCTTTTGATCGAGTAAGATTTTATTTATAGAGATACCTGTAAGTACTGGGAAGTCTTGACTATGACTAACTATAAATTCTGCTTTTGTATTTTCAATAATATAATTGATCCTGTCTTTTGGATAGTCAACATCTATAGGAACATAAGCAGCGCCAGACTTTAATATCCCCAGCATACCTACAAGAGCCATTTCGAGATGACTATCAAAACATAAGATGACAAGCGTATCTTTACCTGCTCCGCGTCGTTTCAAATAAGAGGAAAGCTGGTTTGCTTTATCATTCAACTCTTTATAGGTAAGTGAACCGTTTTCGCAAACTACAGCGATATGGTCAGGTATAAGATCTGCTTGTTCCTGGAACAGGTCAACAATGGTCTTTTCTTCGGGATACTCAGTTTCAGCCTGGTTAAATTCTACCACTAACTGATGGGTTTCATTTTCCGGAAGATAGTCTATTGTTGTAATCGGAACATCTGGGTGTTCCATGGCTTTTGTCAGCAGGTTTTCCAGGTGTGTAAATATCCTGGATACCCAGATCCCATCATAATTATCAGTATTGTATTTAATCGTCAGTTCCAACCCTTCTGATTGTGATTGTAATCCTGATTTTGATGGTAATTGTGATTCTGCAAAGTCAAAACTCAGGTCTATTTTAGCCGTAGGATTTTTAAAGTTGTGAGTGGTGATCTTCAGTTCATCTATCAGGTCTGTTTGCCCATAACTGCTCAGCTGCTGCTCGTTATGCAAGACGACCATCACATCAAACAGGGCTGAACGCCCTATATCCCGTTTTAGTTTTAACTTGCTGACCAGCAAATCAAAGGGATAGTGCTGATGCTCATAAGCTGTAGTTAAGTTCTCTTTCTGCTGATCCAATAGTGCTGAAAAACTACTATTTTCTGCTATGCCCGACCTGATGGCCAGCGTATTCAGGTAGAGTCCGATTTGATTTTCCAGATCCGGATGTACCCTACCTGCAATTGGCGTACCTATAACCAGGTCGTCCTGACCAGTATACCGGTGAAGTAATGCGGTTATCCCAGCCATTAAAGTCATGAAAACAGTAGCTCCATGACTACTTGAAAAATGTTTCAGCTTTTCCAGGAATACAGCTGAATAGTGATGTACAACGCTGTCTCCCCGATAGGTCTGGACTGCCGAACGGGTCTTGAACCCAGGCAGGTCAATTACCGGAAGATCGCCCTGAAAACGGGATAGCCAGTAAGCTTCTGAGGCTAAATAGGCAGGTTCCTGAATTTCCTGGTTATGCCATAAGGCATAGTCTTTATACTGGATCGCCAGTTCCGGAAGCTGAATCTCTTTTCCGCTGATTAGCCCGTTATAAATCCGGATCACTTCATCAATCAGAATACCCATAGACCAGCCGTCTCCGGCTATATGATGCATATTCAGAAAAAACACGTGTTCTTCTGTACCCAATTTCAACAGTTCTGCACGCAGCAATGGTGCTTTGCTCAGTTCAAATGGTTCCTGGTTACTTTTTACCAGGTAAGCTGCAACGAGCAGATCTGTGTTAATACTTGTGTTTGTATTAGTGCCTGTATTATCTTCTGTATGTGCATTGTCTTGTGTATGTGTATCTTGCGTATCCGCCTGTGTGCTAAAGTCTTTTATCTTTAGCTTAAAATTCAATGCAGACCAGGGAACTACATGTTGCAGAACTTCTCGCTGCTCGTTCTCTTTAAAATATGTTCTTAAGATTTCATGCCGCTCCATCAGCCTGGCAAAACTGGCTTCCAATACTACCGGGTTTAATGGCCCGCTCAACCGCAGCGCTGCAGGCATATGGTAGGCCTGTGATCCGCCCGAAAGCTGACTTAATAACCAGATCCTGCTTTGAGAAGAACTTAGCGGATAACCCGAAGCATCCGCTGCTTTGGGAATCGCCTGGTAATCTCTTACATGAAATTGTCTGCTGATCCCCTCAATCGTTGGGTTCGACAAAAAAGAACTAAAGCTTATTGTTTTGCCGAAACGTTTATGCGTCCGGTTAATGACCTGGGAAACAATCAGGCTATGACCGCCCAGATCAAAAAAATTGTCTGTTACGCCTATACGTTCTATTCCCAGTACTTCCTGCCAGATCGCTGTCAGCTGTTGCTCAGTTTCATTTGCTGGTGCCTGATATAAGTTATGGAGCATATCTTCCTGTCCAATTCCAGGCAAGGCTTTCCGGTCAGTTTTCCCGTTCGGGGTGAGCGGCATTGCGGCCAGCTGCACATAAAAAGCGGGTACCATATACTCAGGAAGTTTCTGCTGCAGGTAGGTTTTCAAGGCAGAACGGTCAAGCTGAGCTGCTGAAACTATATAAGCAACCAGCACTTTCTCTGAGTTGAATACAATTACCTCTACAATGACCTGTGATTCAGCCTCAAGGTATTCCAGCAATACATTTTCTATTTCTCCGGGTTCTATCCGGTAGCCACGGATCTTTACCTGATGGTCACTCCTGCCTGCAAATTGCAGGTTGCCATCTGGCAGCCACAGTCCAAGGTCGCCCGTATCATACATCCTGGTTCCCGGTACAAATGGATTGGTAATAAACTTCTCTGCGCTAAGGCTTTCATTTTTATAATACCCAATGGCCAATCCGTCGCCCGCAAGATAGATTTTCCCTCTTGCGCCTAATGGCAATAGCTTTAAATTATCGTCCAGTATATAAACTGCTGTATTAGCGATCGGCTTTCCGATATGGAGATGCTCACTGGCTGTTTTTAGTTTTTTTCCAGTAGACCAGATTGTAGTTTCGGTAGGCCCATAAAGATGCCAGGCTTCCAAACAATGTGCAATTAGCTTTTCTGCTAGTTTTTCTTGTAATAAATCTCCGCCACAGACTATTTTCAGTTGATTACTTCCTGTCCATCCTGCTTTGAAAAGCATTTGATAAAAAGCTGGTGTAGCCTGAAGAACAGTTGGCTGTAATACTGCCAGTTTATGAATGATAAGCTCTGGATCAGACAATATTTCAGCACTGGCTATATATAAGCTTGCACCATTGATGATCGGAAGAAAAAAATCAACTACAGAAACATCAAATGAATAAGTGGTTACAGAAAACAGCTGATCAGCCGGATTGATCTTTAACTTTTCACCGACAGACAGCAGTACATTAGTTAGTGACTGATGACTAATCTCAACTCCTTTAGGTACTCCTGTTGAGCCTGATGTATAAATAACATAGGCTGTATCTGTTGATGAAATTTCTACAGACGGCTTGTTTCCGGATAATAATGCCCCTTCCAGCAGGTCTTCAGGATCAATGCTGAATAATCCGCCTATCTCCTGAAACGAATGCCGCTTCTCTGCTACAAGGTTCTTTATTCCACTATTTTTAATAATAAAATCTAAACGATTGCGTGGAAAATCAGGATCTAAAGGAACATATGCCCTTCCTGCTTTTAAGATTCCCAGTAAAACTGCCAGCATAGCTGCCGAACGGTTCATTAGAACGCCAATAGCAGATTTATCCTGGGCATTAGAATTCTGTACGAAAAAGGCGGCAATATGATCAGTTATTTTATCAAATCCGGAATACGAATATTCACGATTTTCATCGTAGACAGCAATATGATTTGGTACCCTTTTTACTTGTTCCTGAAACAGGTCAACAATTGTTTTTTCTTTAGCATAGGTGGTCTCAGTCTCGTTAAATTCTACCACCAACTGATGGGTTTCATTTTCCGGAAGATAGTCTATTGCTGTAATCGGAATATCAGGGTAATCCATGGCTTTTGTCAGCAGATTTTCCAGATGTGCAAATATCCTGGATACCCAGACCCCTTCATAATTGTCTGTATTGTATTTAATAGTCAGTTCCAGCCCCTCTGATGCTGAGTCTGACTGTGGTTGTGGTTGTGATTCTGATTGTAATTCTGAATGTGATTCTGCGAATTCAAAGCTCAGATCTATTTTTGCCGTAGCATCTTTAAAATTGTGAGTTGTGATCTTCAGTTCATCTATCAGGGCTGTTTGCCCATAACTGTTCAACTGCTGCTGGTTATGCAAAACGACCATCACATCAAACAGGGCTGAACGCCCTATATCCCGTTTCAGTTTTAACTTACTGACCAGTAAATCAAATGGATAGTACTGATGTTCATAGGCTGCAGCTAAATTCTCTTTCTGCTGATCCAATAGTGCTGAAAAACTACTGTTGTCTGCTATGCCCGACCTGATGGCCAGTGTATTCAGGTAGAGTCCGATTTGGTTCTCCAGATCTGGGTGTACCCTACCCGCAATTGGGGTACCTATAACCAGGTCGTCCTGGCCGGTATACCGGTGAAGCAATGCGGTTATCCCGGTCATTAAAGTCATGAAAACAGTAGCTCCATGACTACTTGAAAAATGTTTCAGCTTTTCCAGGAATACAGCTGGATAATGATGTACAACGCTGTCTCCCCGATAGGTCTGAACTGCCGAACGGGTCTTGAATCCAGGCAGGTCAATTACTGGAAGATCACCTTGAAAACGGGATAGCCAGTAAGCTTCTGAGGCTAAATAGGCAGGCTTTCGGATTTCCTGGTTATGCCATAAGGCATAGTCTTTATACTGGATCGCCAGCTCCGGAAGCCGAATTTCTTTTCCGTTGATTAGTCCGTTATAAATCCGGATCACTTCATTAATCAGGATACCCATTGACCAGCCATCTCCGGCTATATGATGGATATTCAGAAAAAACACATGTTCTTCTGCATTCAATTTCAAGAGTTCTGCACGCAGCAATGGTGCTGTGCTCAGTTCAAAGGGTTCCTGGTTACTTTGTACCAGGTAAGCTGCAACGAGCAGATCTGTATCCGCATTGCCTTGCCTATCTGTACCCTGCATACCTGCCTGCGCGCTAAGGTCTTTGATCTTTAGCTTAAAATTCAATGCAGACCAGGGAACGACATATTGCAGAACTTCTCCCTGCGCATTCTCTTTAAAATATGTTCTTAAGATTTCATGCCGCTCCATCAGCCTGGCAAAACTGGCTTCCAATACTACCGGGTTTAATGGCCCGGTCAGCCGCAGCGCTGCAGGCATATGGTAGGCCTGTGATCCGCCCGAAAGCTGACTTAATAACCAGATCCTGCTTTGAGAAGAACTTAGCGGATAACCCGAAGCATCCGCTGCTTTGGGAATCGCCTGGTAATCTCTTACATGAAATTGTCTGCTGATCCCCTCAATCGTTGGGTTCGACAAAAAAGAACTAAAGCTTATTGTTTTGCCGAAACGTTTATGCGTCCGGTTAATGACCTGGGAAACAATCAGGCTATGACCGCCCAGATCAAAAAAATTGTCTGTTACGCCTATACGTTCTATTCCCAGTACTTCCTGCCAGATCGCTGTCAGCTGTTGCTCAGTTTCATTTGCTGGTGCCTGATATAAGTTATGGAGCATATCTTCCTGTCCAATTCCAGGCAAGGCTTTCCGGTCAGTTTTCCCGTTCGGGGTGAGCGGCATTGCGGCCAGCTGCACATAAAAAGCGGGTACCATATACTCAGGAAGTTTCTGCTGCAGGTAGGTTTTCAAGGCAGAACGGTCAAGCTGAGCTGCTGAAACTATATAAGCAACCAGCACTTTCTCTGAGTTGAATACAATTACCTCTACAATGACCTGTGATTCAGGCTCAAGGTATTCCAGCAATACATTTTCTATTTCTCCGGGTTCTATCCGGTATCCACGGATCTTTACCTGGTGGTCACTCCTGCCTGCAAATTGCAGGTTACCATCAGGAAGCCACAGTCCAAGGTCGCCCGTATCATACATCCTGGTTCCCGGTACAAATGGATTGGCAATAAACTTCTCTGCACTAAGGCTTTCATTTTTATAATACCCGATAGCCAGTCCGTCACCGGCAAGATAAATTTTACCTCTTGCGCCTAATGGCAATAACTGTAAATTCTCGTCCAGTATATAAACTGCTGTATTAGCGATCGGCTTTCCGATAGGAACAGCGGAATTCTCCAGAAGCAGATTGAAATTGTAAATGGTTGCACATACAGCGTATTCGGTTGGCCCATAAGCATTAAAACAATCTATTCCCGTTAAAGCTATCTCCATAGCTTTAACGCTGCTTATAACTTCTCCGGCAGTAATGATACACCTCAAATCAGTCAAATCTGTTACTGAAATCAAATTCAAATATCCAGGTGTAAAGGTGACAACGGTGGTTTCTGAAGTTTGTATAAACCTGGTAAACTGCTTTACATCTTTAATGGTCTTTTCTTCTGGAATGATCAATTTTGCACCAGAATAGGCTGCCATCATGATTTCAGAAATAGAAGCGTCAAACGACACAGAAGCAAACCATAAAACACCATCAGTTTCCGTGATGGAAAAAGTCTTGATCTGGTCTAATGACATATTTATATTACTTCCGTGTCTGATCAGCACACCTTTTG is a window encoding:
- a CDS encoding carbamoyltransferase N-terminal domain-containing protein, with product MIICGIKITHDGGIALIENGKLIFSIELEKINNNHRYAGIADLAEIKSLLQSKGYRMDQIDLFVVDGWHGSDDNWKGVSHITVPTDGTEIKIPVAYYNEENLADDNTAGQNYSEGLLIDQISYPYQSFRHVTGHILGAYCTSPFSASAEDSYVLVWDGGQYPRLYYINAAEKTIVNKGPLFFLMGTIYGIMGQYFGPYKKTAEALAEDRKEMELNGYFGGLSVAGKIMSYIAEGSIDHELLKELPELYKSVFEISNLFEHKFCQAIQEFTADKSCTDADILLTIHSYLQNLLIQSLSRKIAADGYAESNFCFCGGSALNIKWNSAIRASGIFKEIYIPPFPNDSGSAIGTACAAMWANTDFIALKWNVYSGPSLIESELAENGWKTEACNLKELAMLLHQTEEPVVFLSGCAEIGPRALGNRSLLAIATKNKIKDCLNEVKQREAFRPVAPICLQEDAADIFDPGCADPYMLFEHQVQDSWKDRVPAICHLDGSARLQSVAADSPAHEIRTLLEEYKKISGIPLLCNTSANLNGSGFFPDVKSAIQWGKLNYIWSNHTLYSKVAQLELSSEYEFEEIKL
- a CDS encoding non-ribosomal peptide synthetase; translation: MRLKDLDKKITEQFWVKRVSGKRKISLSDGKVKTLPFITIEQKDLSWFYKISKGNDLAQFTLLTTIYSVFLKRYFEDYDGCITAYINNNPATPLLFDLDVSILNRSLKDKLQELKTEIAATLSFADYEPENIASKIDGRLDQYTPYGISTDNSDSAELCKGLFIAIKTEADMNLRLTISYLEGFADEHLLLHFLNNFRLLLCSLEIYLNTGLLDFPLLNESEKQLLLDGFNDTKADYPKNHTIVSLFEEQVKKTPGNTAVIYAERKLSYKQLNAEINQLANFIAAHYVIKKGQVIGVLMPKSLESIRSLFAIMKLGAVYLPVDPAYPEDRIRQIFKDSEVKLVISINEPSTSLALTATILNLSEVSFIDYQDENLNKDILNTDPAYLIYTSGSTGTPKGVLIRHGSNINMSLDQIKTFSITETDGVLWFASVSFDASISEIMMAAYSGAKLIIPEEKTIKDVKQFTRFIQTSETTVVTFTPGYLNLISVTDLTDLRCIITAGEVISSVKAMEIALTGIDCFNAYGPTEYAVCATIYNFNLLLENSAVPIGKPIANTAVYILDENLQLLPLGARGKIYLAGDGLAIGYYKNESLSAEKFIANPFVPGTRMYDTGDLGLWLPDGNLQFAGRSDHQVKIRGYRIEPGEIENVLLEYLEPESQVIVEVIVFNSEKVLVAYIVSAAQLDRSALKTYLQQKLPEYMVPAFYVQLAAMPLTPNGKTDRKALPGIGQEDMLHNLYQAPANETEQQLTAIWQEVLGIERIGVTDNFFDLGGHSLIVSQVINRTHKRFGKTISFSSFLSNPTIEGISRQFHVRDYQAIPKAADASGYPLSSSQSRIWLLSQLSGGSQAYHMPAALRLTGPLNPVVLEASFARLMERHEILRTYFKENAQGEVLQYVVPWSALNFKLKIKDLSAQAGMQGTDRQGNADTDLLVAAYLVQSNQEPFELSTAPLLRAELLKLNAEEHVFFLNIHHIAGDGWSMGILINEVIRIYNGLINGKEIRLPELAIQYKDYALWHNQEIRKPAYLASEAYWLSRFQGDLPVIDLPGFKTRSAVQTYRGDSVVHHYPAVFLEKLKHFSSSHGATVFMTLMTGITALLHRYTGQDDLVIGTPIAGRVHPDLENQIGLYLNTLAIRSGIADNSSFSALLDQQKENLAAAYEHQYYPFDLLVSKLKLKRDIGRSALFDVMVVLHNQQQLNSYGQTALIDELKITTHNFKDATAKIDLSFEFAESHSELQSESQPQPQSDSASEGLELTIKYNTDNYEGVWVSRIFAHLENLLTKAMDYPDIPITAIDYLPENETHQLVVEFNETETTYAKEKTIVDLFQEQVKRVPNHIAVYDENREYSYSGFDKITDHIAAFFVQNSNAQDKSAIGVLMNRSAAMLAVLLGILKAGRAYVPLDPDFPRNRLDFIIKNSGIKNLVAEKRHSFQEIGGLFSIDPEDLLEGALLSGNKPSVEISSTDTAYVIYTSGSTGVPKGVEISHQSLTNVLLSVGEKLKINPADQLFSVTTYSFDVSVVDFFLPIINGASLYIASAEILSDPELIIHKLAVLQPTVLQATPAFYQMLFKAGWTGSNQLKIVCGGDLLQEKLAEKLIAHCLEAWHLYGPTETTIWSTGKKLKTASEHLHIGKPIANTAVYILDDNLKLLPLGARGKIYLAGDGLAIGYYKNESLSAEKFITNPFVPGTRMYDTGDLGLWLPDGNLQFAGRSDHQVKIRGYRIEPGEIENVLLEYLEAESQVIVEVIVFNSEKVLVAYIVSAAQLDRSALKTYLQQKLPEYMVPAFYVQLAAMPLTPNGKTDRKALPGIGQEDMLHNLYQAPANETEQQLTAIWQEVLGIERIGVTDNFFDLGGHSLIVSQVINRTHKRFGKTISFSSFLSNPTIEGISRQFHVRDYQAIPKAADASGYPLSSSQSRIWLLSQLSGGSQAYHMPAALRLSGPLNPVVLEASFARLMERHEILRTYFKENEQREVLQHVVPWSALNFKLKIKDFSTQADTQDTHTQDNAHTEDNTGTNTNTSINTDLLVAAYLVKSNQEPFELSKAPLLRAELLKLGTEEHVFFLNMHHIAGDGWSMGILIDEVIRIYNGLISGKEIQLPELAIQYKDYALWHNQEIQEPAYLASEAYWLSRFQGDLPVIDLPGFKTRSAVQTYRGDSVVHHYSAVFLEKLKHFSSSHGATVFMTLMAGITALLHRYTGQDDLVIGTPIAGRVHPDLENQIGLYLNTLAIRSGIAENSSFSALLDQQKENLTTAYEHQHYPFDLLVSKLKLKRDIGRSALFDVMVVLHNEQQLSSYGQTDLIDELKITTHNFKNPTAKIDLSFDFAESQLPSKSGLQSQSEGLELTIKYNTDNYDGIWVSRIFTHLENLLTKAMEHPDVPITTIDYLPENETHQLVVEFNQAETEYPEEKTIVDLFQEQADLIPDHIAVVCENGSLTYKELNDKANQLSSYLKRRGAGKDTLVILCFDSHLEMALVGMLGILKSGAAYVPIDVDYPKDRINYIIENTKAEFIVSHSQDFPVLTGISINKILLDQKDWDQETDPMPQILIAPSHPAYVIFTSGSTGLPKGVVINHRNLMDYLFGLASSIPIAKNRTFGLMSTIATDLGNTVLFSSLIFGKTIHLFSKNRLRDTDYIQEYFSTHEIDCIKIVPSYWKSLELKGKFPYPKQLLIFGGETLSTETVKKIYTENPDLIVVNHYGPTETTIGKLLHLIDPKANYDKIPVGKPFSNTQAYVVDTNLALCPVGIAGELVLGGDGISTGYLNNPELTLEKFIPDVFRGDGSKLYRTGDLVVMQPNGDIVFRNRIDDQVKLFGHRIEPGEIEACLIQVPGVEAAIVQLKEAKDGNKKIIAFIVSSGELTHLEIRKYLGNHLPYIMIPSLLIDIDEIPLTSNGKVNRKALPDISWADLAIKNHIAPVTPAEEKLVEIWKEVLQITEVGTNDNFFELGGHSLLALNIVNRINTEFSCAIDVSLFFKMVTLKDLAELISLTNAASAHDLDFDEITI